The following are encoded together in the Mastacembelus armatus chromosome 6, fMasArm1.2, whole genome shotgun sequence genome:
- the kcnj11 gene encoding ATP-sensitive inward rectifier potassium channel 11 — translation MLSRKGLIPEDYVLTRLAEDVLQPKFKAKPGKARFVDKNGTCNVAHTNIREQGRFLQDVFTTLVDLKWLHTLIIFTMSFLCSWLLFGMIWWLVAFAHGDLDQRGDDFVPCVTDIHSFSSAFLFSIEVQVTIGFGARMITEECVSAIIILIMQNIVGLIINAIMLGCIFMKTAQANRRAETLIFSKHAVISVRNNKLCFMIRIGDLRKSMIISATVRMQVVKRTTTEEGEVVPLDQIDIHMDNPVGTNGIFLVSPLIICHVIDKDSPLYKLSASDLQHEDIEVIVVLEGVVETTGITTQARTSYVSDEILWGQRFVPTVSAEDGMYAVDYSKFGNTVKVPTPCCSAKKLDEAGGIAQFKLCEGVTLRTSMRKRRASRRSRMES, via the coding sequence ATGTTGTCCAGGAAAGGACTCATCCCTGAGGATTACGTGCTGACACGTTTAGCCGAGGATGTCCTGCAGCCAAAGTTTAAGGCGAAACCGGGAAAAGCTCGGTTCGTCGACAAGAACGGCACCTGCAATGTGGCGCACACCAACATCCGAGAACAAGGCCGATTCTTGCAGGATGTCTTCACCACTCTCGTGGATTTAAAGTGGCTCCACACGCTCATCATTTTCACTATGTCTTTCCTGTGCAGCTGGCTGCTTTTCGGGATGATCTGGTGGCTCGTTGCCTTTGCACACGGCGATTTGGACCAGAGAGGGGACGACTTTGTCCCGTGCGTAACGGACATTCACTCCTTCTCCTCCGCTTTCCTCTTCTCCATAGAGGTCCAGGTTACCATCGGCTTCGGGGCACGGATGATCACGGAGGAGTGCGTCTCAGCCATCATCATCCTGATCATGCAGAACATCGTCGGACTGATTATCAACGCCATCATGTTGGGCTGCATCTTCATGAAAACTGCGCAGGCCAACCGGCGCGCAGAGACGCTCATTTTCAGCAAGCACGCCGTCATCTCAGTCCGAAACAACAAGCTGTGCTTCATGATCCGCATCGGGGACCTGAGAAAAAGCATGATCATCAGCGCCACCGTGCGGATGCAGGTGGTGAAGAGAACCACCACCGAGGAGGGTGAAGTGGTGCCTCTGGACCAGATCGACATCCACATGGATAACCCTGTGGGTACCAACGGTATCTTCCTGGTGTCCCCCCTCATCATCTGCCACGTGATCGACAAGGACAGCCCCCTGTACAAGCTGTCTGCCTCTGACCTGCAGCATGAGGACATCGAGGTGATCGTAGTGCTAGAGGGGGTGGTGGAGACCACCGGTATCACAACACAGGCCAGGACCTCGTACGTGTCGGACGAGATCCTGTGGGGCCAGCGCTTCGTGCCCACAGTCTCCGCAGAGGACGGGATGTACGCGGTGGACTACTCCAAGTTCGGCAACACCGTGAAGGTCCCGACCCCGTGCTGCAGCGCCAAGAAACTGGATGAAGCAGGTGGCATCGCTCAGTTTAAACTGTGTGAGGGCGTCACCTTGCGGACGTCGATGAGAAAGCGGCGGGCGTCCCGCAGGTCCAGGATGGAGAGCTAG
- the mob2a gene encoding MOB kinase activator 2a isoform X4, whose translation MDWLMGKSKTKPNGKKPPAEEKKQYLEPEFTKVRVVDFDLKELVVLPREIDLNEWLASNTTTFFNLINLQYSTISEFCTGDTCQAMTACNTIYYWYDEKGKKTKCTAPQYVDFVMSLCQKLVTDEEIFPTKYGKEFPNSFESLVKKICRYLFHVLAHLYWAHFKETVALDLQGHLNTLYAHFIVFVREFNLVDAKETCIMDDLSEILCTPAPPPAPVPAPSAPTSSPSPSSQNHVTER comes from the exons GAAGTCAAAGACGAAGCCAAATGGAAAGAAGCCTCCGGCAGAAGAGAAGAAGCAGTACTTGGAGCCAGAGTTCACAAAAGTCCGTGTGGTGGACTTTGACCTCAAGGAGCTGGTGGTGCTGCCCAGAGAGATAGACCTCAATGAATGGCTAGCCAGCAACA CGACAACATTCTTCAACCTTATCAACCTGCAGTACAGCACCATCTCAGAGTTCTGCACTGGGGACACCTGTCAAGCCATGACAGCCTGCAACAC AATATACTACTGGTATGACGAGAAGGGGAAGAAGACCAAGTGCACTGCTCCACAATACGTTGATTTTGTAATGAGTCTTTGTCAGAAACTGGTCACAGATGAGGAAATCTTTCCTACAAAATATG GCAAAGAATTTCCCAACTCCTTTGAGTCCTTGGTGAAGAAGATCTGCCGGTACCTGTTCCATGTGCTGGCTCACCTCTACTGGGCGCACTTTAAAGAGACGGTGGCTCTGGACCTGCAGGGCCACTTGAACACTCTGTATGCACATTTCATCGTTTTCGTAAGGGAATTCAACCTGGTCGACGCCAAGGAGACCTGTATCATGGACGACCTGTCCGAAATCCTCTGCACCCCGGCCCCACCGCCAGCTCCTGTCCCAGCCCCCTCTGCCCCAACCTCATCGCCCTCCCCATCTTCACAAAACCACGTGACAGAGAGATGA
- the mob2a gene encoding MOB kinase activator 2a isoform X2 yields MRFKRNGSYTLNRKSKTKPNGKKPPAEEKKQYLEPEFTKVRVVDFDLKELVVLPREIDLNEWLASNTTTFFNLINLQYSTISEFCTGDTCQAMTACNTIYYWYDEKGKKTKCTAPQYVDFVMSLCQKLVTDEEIFPTKYGKEFPNSFESLVKKICRYLFHVLAHLYWAHFKETVALDLQGHLNTLYAHFIVFVREFNLVDAKETCIMDDLSEILCTPAPPPAPVPAPSAPTSSPSPSSQNHVTER; encoded by the exons GAAGTCAAAGACGAAGCCAAATGGAAAGAAGCCTCCGGCAGAAGAGAAGAAGCAGTACTTGGAGCCAGAGTTCACAAAAGTCCGTGTGGTGGACTTTGACCTCAAGGAGCTGGTGGTGCTGCCCAGAGAGATAGACCTCAATGAATGGCTAGCCAGCAACA CGACAACATTCTTCAACCTTATCAACCTGCAGTACAGCACCATCTCAGAGTTCTGCACTGGGGACACCTGTCAAGCCATGACAGCCTGCAACAC AATATACTACTGGTATGACGAGAAGGGGAAGAAGACCAAGTGCACTGCTCCACAATACGTTGATTTTGTAATGAGTCTTTGTCAGAAACTGGTCACAGATGAGGAAATCTTTCCTACAAAATATG GCAAAGAATTTCCCAACTCCTTTGAGTCCTTGGTGAAGAAGATCTGCCGGTACCTGTTCCATGTGCTGGCTCACCTCTACTGGGCGCACTTTAAAGAGACGGTGGCTCTGGACCTGCAGGGCCACTTGAACACTCTGTATGCACATTTCATCGTTTTCGTAAGGGAATTCAACCTGGTCGACGCCAAGGAGACCTGTATCATGGACGACCTGTCCGAAATCCTCTGCACCCCGGCCCCACCGCCAGCTCCTGTCCCAGCCCCCTCTGCCCCAACCTCATCGCCCTCCCCATCTTCACAAAACCACGTGACAGAGAGATGA
- the mob2a gene encoding MOB kinase activator 2a isoform X3: MGVLVCCDCFFYRKSKTKPNGKKPPAEEKKQYLEPEFTKVRVVDFDLKELVVLPREIDLNEWLASNTTTFFNLINLQYSTISEFCTGDTCQAMTACNTIYYWYDEKGKKTKCTAPQYVDFVMSLCQKLVTDEEIFPTKYGKEFPNSFESLVKKICRYLFHVLAHLYWAHFKETVALDLQGHLNTLYAHFIVFVREFNLVDAKETCIMDDLSEILCTPAPPPAPVPAPSAPTSSPSPSSQNHVTER, encoded by the exons GAAGTCAAAGACGAAGCCAAATGGAAAGAAGCCTCCGGCAGAAGAGAAGAAGCAGTACTTGGAGCCAGAGTTCACAAAAGTCCGTGTGGTGGACTTTGACCTCAAGGAGCTGGTGGTGCTGCCCAGAGAGATAGACCTCAATGAATGGCTAGCCAGCAACA CGACAACATTCTTCAACCTTATCAACCTGCAGTACAGCACCATCTCAGAGTTCTGCACTGGGGACACCTGTCAAGCCATGACAGCCTGCAACAC AATATACTACTGGTATGACGAGAAGGGGAAGAAGACCAAGTGCACTGCTCCACAATACGTTGATTTTGTAATGAGTCTTTGTCAGAAACTGGTCACAGATGAGGAAATCTTTCCTACAAAATATG GCAAAGAATTTCCCAACTCCTTTGAGTCCTTGGTGAAGAAGATCTGCCGGTACCTGTTCCATGTGCTGGCTCACCTCTACTGGGCGCACTTTAAAGAGACGGTGGCTCTGGACCTGCAGGGCCACTTGAACACTCTGTATGCACATTTCATCGTTTTCGTAAGGGAATTCAACCTGGTCGACGCCAAGGAGACCTGTATCATGGACGACCTGTCCGAAATCCTCTGCACCCCGGCCCCACCGCCAGCTCCTGTCCCAGCCCCCTCTGCCCCAACCTCATCGCCCTCCCCATCTTCACAAAACCACGTGACAGAGAGATGA